The following are encoded together in the Roseivirga misakiensis genome:
- a CDS encoding YtxH domain-containing protein: protein MSKGSSSLLAFVIGAATGTILGILYAPDKGSNTRDKLTYQLDKYKKQLEVLLEDLINGKVEISSTAKEEGQKVVSEARQKAEKLLSDVDDLIGQIKSGDSE, encoded by the coding sequence ATGAGTAAAGGGTCAAGTAGTTTATTGGCATTTGTTATTGGTGCGGCAACAGGTACTATTTTAGGTATTTTGTATGCACCGGATAAGGGATCTAATACAAGAGATAAGTTGACTTATCAGTTAGATAAGTATAAGAAACAGTTGGAAGTTCTATTGGAAGATCTAATTAATGGAAAAGTGGAGATTTCTTCCACCGCGAAAGAAGAAGGACAGAAAGTAGTTTCTGAGGCGCGTCAAAAGGCTGAAAAGCTATTGAGCGATGTGGATGACCTAATTGGTCAAATCAAATCAGGAGATTCAGAATAA
- the nusB gene encoding transcription antitermination factor NusB: MLNRRSLRVKAMQAMFAYSQCKEANYHIGLAEIDKIFEPDLNSMEVQDKELLKSNSNQAKAVLSEKVNGTPLPEALTISAEAQKAANAVHKEYLNNSKKDFTGLRKEMILDAESLVDRFLWVMSLLVSWSDLSKSEADKKQKISPEKILVGDYNLYQNKVLDFFRKSSKVKVGLVKKDITWEGEEDHLKSWYKDIIKRDESFNTYRRTANPSFEQDHQIIDHLIKQIIFKEEVILSYFEEKDIHWKENKAIVRSLVARSVRDVEADSDPKDFTLPDFSNNWEEDKEFFEKIFDTTIEHDQEYSKMIAAKTKNWEVDRLANTDQIILKMAISEMMNFRNIPVKVTINEYIELSKNYSTPKSKQFVNGILDVISGELKESGKMKKSGRGLLDNK, translated from the coding sequence ATGCTCAACAGGAGATCATTAAGAGTCAAAGCTATGCAAGCGATGTTTGCATACAGTCAATGTAAAGAAGCTAATTACCACATTGGCTTAGCTGAAATAGACAAAATCTTCGAACCGGACCTCAATTCGATGGAGGTTCAGGATAAAGAACTCCTAAAATCTAATAGTAATCAGGCCAAAGCAGTTTTATCTGAAAAGGTAAACGGGACACCACTACCCGAAGCGCTGACTATCTCGGCCGAAGCCCAAAAGGCGGCTAACGCAGTGCATAAAGAGTATCTCAATAATTCTAAAAAAGACTTTACTGGGTTAAGAAAAGAAATGATCCTTGACGCTGAGTCTTTGGTCGATCGTTTTCTATGGGTGATGAGCCTTTTGGTGAGTTGGTCTGATTTAAGCAAAAGCGAAGCCGATAAAAAGCAAAAGATTTCGCCAGAGAAGATTCTGGTTGGAGACTACAATCTGTACCAAAATAAAGTACTCGATTTCTTCCGTAAATCTTCCAAGGTCAAGGTGGGGCTGGTAAAAAAAGATATTACCTGGGAAGGTGAAGAAGATCACCTTAAAAGTTGGTACAAGGATATTATCAAAAGAGACGAATCGTTCAACACTTACCGAAGAACTGCCAACCCTAGTTTTGAACAAGACCATCAGATCATCGATCACTTGATCAAACAGATTATTTTCAAGGAAGAGGTTATTCTCTCATATTTTGAAGAGAAAGATATCCATTGGAAAGAGAATAAAGCCATCGTTAGAAGCTTGGTTGCACGATCGGTAAGGGATGTGGAAGCAGATTCAGACCCAAAGGACTTTACACTGCCTGACTTTTCAAATAACTGGGAAGAGGATAAAGAGTTCTTCGAAAAAATATTTGACACAACTATTGAGCACGATCAGGAGTATAGTAAAATGATTGCTGCTAAAACAAAGAACTGGGAAGTTGATCGTTTAGCAAATACTGATCAAATTATACTTAAAATGGCCATTTCGGAGATGATGAATTTTAGAAACATCCCTGTTAAGGTGACCATTAATGAGTATATTGAGCTCTCAAAAAATTACAGTACGCCTAAGAGTAAGCAATTTGTCAACGGCATTTTGGATGTAATCTCAGGTGAATTAAAAGAGAGTGGAAAAATGAAAAAGTCCGGAAGAGGACTGTTAGATAATAAATAG